The Lycium barbarum isolate Lr01 chromosome 11, ASM1917538v2, whole genome shotgun sequence genome contains the following window.
AAGCAAACGATATGATATACCAGAGAGGTAGTAATAAAATCTCAATAGTTTTTCCCACCAGAGTGTAAGAAGACCCGACCGTAAACCATAATACTGACAAGAAATCTTCTAGAATTTGTGCCAACATATTCGAGAAAGGAAGGAAGAATTCCACAAACTCAACAAGTGGACCTGCCATTGGCTGTGTGAGAACTGAGAAAAATGACCGAATAGTACGCATTGTCATGAGGAACCACTTGAACGCCTTCTGAAAATTGTGCAGAAATAGCATGGTCCCCAAGTATTGAATTCTTGATACCATTTCCCATGTTTCAATCCAATCAAAAAGTGGCCCGAACAAACTAGATGCTGTCGCTTTGAGTACAGGTACATTTTTGTATAGATCATAAAATCCAATCAGAACAGTAACTACAGAGATTATGACATATAAAAATCTTGCTAGAGGGCACATCCATGGGCGATAAATATGGCACAATACTGGATAGGACTGGAGAAATATGACCCATGAAGGAAGCCCAGCTTCCAGTAGTCTAAGCAACCGCAAGTCCGAAAGAATGATGTCTCTTAATTTGAAAGGGAAATCGCGATCATTAAACCGAAACAAAAGCAAAACATCCTTGTACTGGGAGGCTTCATCAACTACTTCAGACGTACTTCTGTAAGAGGGATCACCATGTAGTTGTGATTCAATAGTTTCAGAAAAGGGCTCCTCAGAGAGTATATCAACATTGAGTCGCATACTGATAGACTTCAAAAGTTTTCTTCTCTTATGAGGTCCATCAAGTGGAGTTGGTGTATGCAGAGAAGTTTCACCATTTTCTGTTGCAGGGTACGTACTGAAACTTCTAATTGAACTGCAAGGAGATTCATCCTCGTCACTTGAATTGGCAGCAGAAACATCACTGTCAGCCACATCAGAAGTCTCTCGAAAATTGTCTTGAGAATCATAAAATACCTCTCCTGTAAAAGGTTCCCGCAAATTTACAGGTAAGAATTTGCAAGCTTGGGGACCAAATATTTGTTTAATAAAGTGGTTTAAAACAAGTTCAATTGAAAGTGAAAAATCAGAATTACTGAATGAGAATTTTTTATCCTAGTAAGATGGTTGATGAAAGTCTTCTTAAAAGCCAATGGTATTTGCACTCACTATCCCAAGATAATAGTTGTTTTCCACTCCCAATCTAACTCTGTCTAGTTACCCAGACCAAGGGAAATTGGTCCATTTCTTCTAGGCACACTTAAAGAAAGAAATAAGTGGATCTCTGCATGCATAAACCAAAGTAAAGAAATTTCTTTATCGAATCAAATTAAGATGCATAGTATCAATAtcatgtgaataaaggatacctaTAGTAGATTCCAAACACTCTTTCAGCAGAAGATGCTCGGTGTCAGTCCCAGAGAACCATGATGACATGCATCTAGCAGCTTGTGCTACACTATCAAATTCCCATCTTTTCATGAATTTTGTTTCTATGGCAAGTGATGTATCTGTCTGCCCAAGAGTTTAAAATAAGTGAGCAGCATACATTTTTAAGGTCAAACAACCAAAGGAACTGACTTATACCTGAAGTTCATTGAAATAATTTATACCACGAACATCATTCCACGCAACTTCAAACACAATGAACCCATACAATGTCCTATGCAATTTGCTATTCAAGATCAAAGAGTTTCTCAATTTCTTTACAGGTAATAATTCCCTCTTTCTGGACAATGTTGCAGCATCAATAAAGCGAAACCATCTTCTGACGTTTTCAGATTCTGATTCGCTCGTGCTTAATTCTTGACCGGATTTTATATCCAATATACCTCCACTCTCCTTCCTCTGCTTCCGCCCTCTAGTATTCGCAAATGGAGATAACCTTGACTGCATTTGAAAGAACAAAAGATTCCTAGTTATAAACatacacccaaaaaaaaaaaaaaaaagggaaattatGCACTACCAACCTTGGTAACCATCAATTGCCATAAGTGTGCAGGTTTAGAGACAAGATCTCTAAGCCATGGACGGTTGTCCACCAAGATATATAGTCTCTTACTCTCAGGGGCGAGGAAAACGTAAAGATGTGAAAGATAGGATTGCAAGTCCCTGTAAAATATAAAAGCAGCATCTGAATAACTGTTGAATAAATGGCCTTTTAGCAACTTACATAAAATGTAGAACTTATTAAATGAATTTCAACAGCTAAATCAAAATCTCCTTAGATACTTATTCTGCTACATGCAGATTAGTCAGCAAGGTGATTTTTTGCTTTGCCCAGCGACGACCTAGCATACATCTTACAGATTCatccgaacccagtagctttggcTGGGATCCTATGTATGTTATCAGTTGGCCCCATCTTGTTCTCCTCATCAACACCAAGCATGAATCAGTTTGAACTGCCAAGACCCCTTTGTCAAAGTCCAAAAAAACTCTTATCTTTCACAACATATATCCTGCCTATTTAAAGCAAGTTGGATGCTAACTAACTCTTCCAACTTCCCACTAACTCACCACAAAGTTTTGTTTTTCACAAATTGAATGGCAGAGATATTATGCCACGATCAGAAACTGACAACcatcccaacccccccccccccccccccaaaaaaaaaaaaaaaaaagaatgatgaGAACAAGAAGTTATTCACGGTAGAAAAACTAGAAATCATTAAGCAATGAAAATTCAAACTCTTTCACAATGTTTCCTGCTTAGCTCCACTTAAAAATATGCAACAAAGTTCCAATTTTTTCCCCAGATTTATTAGTAAGGCTGCAGGCAATGAACAAGACAAGTACAggaaagccaaaaaaaaaaaaaaaaatcaccaaacTGAAAATTACATTTGCAGAAAGAAACAATTGCAAATGAACATTAAAAAAGCAATGAAGAAGAATTTAGTTACCCGATTTGCAAACTTGTCAAGGGAAAGAGACATTTGCCATAATCAATGCTCCCCATGAACCCCTGAAATTTGCTTCACCAATCACTGCTCCATCAAATTCAAAAAACACCAACAATTAAAACAACAACCCCACATGCTCCAATTCCTATAAAAACAACAATTGAATTCAAAAATTCGAATTACCAGAATGAAGGAGAAAAAAATTGGGATCAAGGAAATTCCATGAGAGATTAAACTGAGAAGAAAGAGAAGTGAAAAGGGTCaactttgaagaaaataattCACCACGCGGCTTCTTCATAACAAGACACGTGTCAACGGCCAAGATTAAAAGCCGGCGACAAGAAGGCGATCAATGGGGCATTAAACACCCCACAAAGAGCAttgaaaaaacaaaacaaattacAGCAGTATGTCAGTGATTCAATGCAAGCAACCCCCTTTATACATACATGTAATTACTCCAATCTATAGATACAGATAGGATTACATAATTGGGAAATGGGAAAGCATTTAAGAGAAAGGAAAGGAGATTATTATTGTTAATTGAAAAGAGGATTTGCTTAGCAGAGAAGGCAAAATGGTGGCAAGTTTAGGAATTGGACACGTTGGTTTGTTgaagaaaattgaatgaattTGAACAAGGGAAGACGTGAATCAGTGAATTAAAATTGGAGGTTATCTTTTTCAGTTTGTTATTACGCCTTTTCGGGAAAACAAATAGCAAGAATGAATTGTATTTGTTGAGGGGTATAATGGTAAAATGGGGGctgtgtataatataatatatacaggGAAAAGGGACAAATGTATGCTCGCGCCAGCATCGTCCTTGTCAGCAAAGGCTAGGGGATTCTAGATTCCACAAACCAGTTTGATTTGGATAGGAATTGTGACTCAATTTTGCCTATTTTTACTTATCTATTAGACTAAAAttaaatttttacttttatttgtctACTTTAGCATATTAAAAGAaagataattttattttttctcttttgtcCTTAACATTAACTACTCATTCCTCAAATGATTTCCCAAGTTTATTGAATTTATACATCATTATTCATTAATATGGGTATTATGATcaaatatgcacttcatttacTGTTTGTTAAGAGACGTGCAAAGTCCattgtggacaagtaaaagtgaacagagtgAATAATTATTAATTTGGTATTTATATCAATACACATGAATTTAATTAATCTCAACATCAAAAATTAAATTTGATTCAAACCCGCCTAGAGTTCGTGGAAGGTATGGTATACACAAACCTTTTCACCACCTTTGTTTTTAGAGATATATGATCTTTTAATTGGATTTAATGATTTAATAATTAATAAGTTTTTActatttattaatttattaaatGTTATGGAGATTATTATaataaattatttaattattattaattttagaAATAAAATTTAGTTTTGTGATGGATTTAATCTTTTTACGTCAAAGTTTTGTGACCAATTTACAAAATTCGTCTTTAATTGAGACAGACTTTTCGTCACAAATATTTGTGATGAAGTCATTATTTTGTCAGAAATTTCTTACGACGAGTGAATATATAATTGCCGAGAATTTATTACAAATCTATCAAAAAAAATCAAATCacaattattattttcttaagttATTATAATACTAGTTAATTTCAGCATAACTTATATGAGAATATACTATTATTTCATATGTAATAAAATGTGCGATAAGAATTCTTGTACGAATAATAATATGTGGATCAGAATTTAGAAACAGAAAAATGCCGTAGCCTAAATAACATACACATCACAATATATTATTCATCATTTCATAATTCTGGCAGTACTATTTGTTTCATAACAAattttactatattattattcacCGTATACGTAGGGAAAATTATATTCTGTgtccattttttaaaaatatttacgcCGCGTAACTCATACTTTGTGTATAAACATTCGATTTAGCCCATATTTGGGTATAAACATCTTTTTATACATTGATATTCACTTTATACAAGTTTAATACATTATCTATAATACTTTTCCCAGGTATAATAAAAATACATTTTGTCAACGAAAAGCTAATCACACAAAACCTGTAAAAcctacataatatatattgtgtagaaaaaaaaattatatatattatcAACATTAAGGAAAAGAGTTGGAAACTTGAAGTACCAGAGTTGGAAACTTGAAGTATCGAAGCAATGTTCCAGAAAAAAGATAAGGCTGTGATATAAGGGAGACGGGAGCATAAGGGAAAGCACAGAATGATTCTAGTGCTTGAAAGAAGGGAATGTGCCATCCATATTCTATACATTTCTATAAATCTATTCCCAAAGCTTCTGTTACGTTTTTCCTTTTGGAGTTCAAGTTTTGTATTTGATGATGTAAAAATATTTATACAAATTATGTACTCTATTTAATAGCATCGATTAGCAATCCTTTATACTCCCTCCGGTTAAAAAAATGGTctacttagtttttttttttttttcctttcaaaaagagtgttcacttatcaaatcaagaaagaattaacctacTTTTTTTAGATCTGCTCCTATTAATTGTTAAGTGACCAAATTTcgatacctatttaattaggggcattTTATCAAATTACCTATTTAGAAAAGTGCAAATGACTAGGTGAACATTCTTTTTGAATGTAAATGATAAATAACGTGTTTAGTTAGTACCGTAGTGTAAAACTTCTTAAACTATAAATGCACATAATTTAAATCTGTTTCCCGAATTGCACCAAACAATAAAGAGGTCTCCTTTGGATAACCTAGGAAGATTTACACACATACAATTTCATGGTGTGGTGAAATAGTCAATATCTATATATATTTCTTATATTCAGATACTTCCGCAATATATGATTTCATATATTTGATATCCAGGACTCATTGAACCGATTAATTAGTTTGCGTCGCATAAAAAACGTTTCCGACTAGGATCCCTTGGAAAATTTTATCCATCCACCACAATTTAGGCCATGTTCAAAAGTTACATTTGGACTTTTGTTTCTCACTTTGCTTAACATTATACTCCATATGCACCATAACAAGCAAAAGATCGAAAAATGTTATATTCAAGACGTCGAAGGGTTGAAATTGTCCCATCATCTTTCTCTCTTTATTTGTGCATTAAATCATTCTTAGATATATGTGCATTAAAATCATTCTTAGATGAGTAATGTTGCACATGGTGCATGTATTCTTTTTATAGGTAAAGAGTAATTGATTCAATTAATAATGGATGCCGTTGGAGAAATCCCAATAACAGTTAAGCATCGACTTCAATGATATGAGCTCAACCCTGTCAAATTTGTCAAGTAGTTGTGTAAAAGATTTGAAAAATCACTATGATAATATATTCTGTAGTGAATGCTAACCTAATCGGCATtaatggagaaacaataatcaaTATCCAATGGTTTATTCAATTCATTATTAAAACACTCTAATAGGGCAGCAGAAAGTAAAAGGGCTCTAAAAATGAAAATACACCCAAATGAAAAAGCATTTTCTATAGTGAAATATTTTCTCTTGTATATATAATCATCTTGATAAAATATGCATGCTTCTTTTAATCAGGATCCCAAAAATAATTTGCAATTTGCCCAAACGTGTCCTACTTAATTAGCCTTGGGGCCAATTTGTTCATTAATTATTCGAGGATCCTAAGAGAATATTATTAGCATTATTAGTCACCTTATTTTGAGCATTAACTTGTCAGTGCATAGCAATTGAATGTTGAGATTTGTGTAATTAATGATTGAACCTTAGCGTGTGATAAAATCAAGACTGCTAGATGAAATTTTTGTTACAGTGTGTTTGCAAACAAACACGAGATTTTCTTTAGTTTCGGCAAAatcttttcaaaacacttccttgAACGTAGTATATCGTTTATTGGAGGAactaattaataaatataatatagataaaatCTATTTAACTTTTactgtacaatatatatatatatataactggtTGTTCATGTCCCAATTGATATTACCTCTGACCCTTTTTATCTGTCATTTAATTTTTGGCACgcccataaaaaataaaattagtaaCTAACTAATAATTATATATGCCTTCTTGGTGTAGCAAAGGAGAAACTTAAGAAATAAAATCTAATTAAAGTTCACTTGATTTTCTAGAATGACAAATATTCCCTCTATTTCAATATAAATTAATTTCTGTCAGTTTTctactttcaaaaatattaattttttttttcttcaaaattatCCTTCTCTTTAATGGGTCTTCAAAAATCTAAACATTGACATATCTCTTGTTTTAAGAAAAATTTGGGAAGAAGTAAAAAAAagtaatattgataaattatcCTTTAATTAATGTCTTCAATtaattttcttaaggggtgtgtcaCATTCCAAAAGTTCATttattttgaaatggagggaACACTTGgtactaagttttttttttttgttttttactaaAGTAACAAAGAGGGTAGTACTTTTATTTTGAAATCAATCACGTCGCATAGTGTATTCATATAAagttatttttttgattttttatcgGATATCTAATTCTGACTTTAAATTTCATAATAAAAAGAGAAAACGATCCTTACCAAAATTTCACGCAAAAATCATTTAATTCTATACACGACGACGGCTAGGATTTAGCATTAAGGAAAGATCACAAGGATACCAATTCAAGTAAAATAACTTGAAATCTTCAAACATTCTTTGGTGGACGTTGTAGCTATGGTGGTAAGAAGGAAACTTCCAATCATAATATAGGATGCAAATAATCGTGTGACCATGTAGTGGGGTAGGTACAAAACTATTCAACTTCCATGGAAGAATGAATGTCACTTTGGCATAAAGTTTGATTCTGGTAATTATGCCTTTTTATGTGCATTTTGAACATGTCTACATTTTTGAGGTTTTAGAATTGACAGTTTCATACTTGCAACATTTTTTCCTGGATATGTAATACAAGAAAATTCATTCTTCTCAACAGACTTCCTTAAAtggtttttcctttttttttttttttccttcaaatatTTTTGTTTTGGTTTGTTCTCCCAATTAACTTGCGTCATgtgccgccccccccccccctcccccccaccaCATTCATTTATCTTTTCAGGGGAAACTTACACCTGGTAGTGTTTGATGTTAATTGATGAAAAATGCATATAGAAGAAATGTAGATTTGATATAAATATTAAGCGTGagtaaatatttttttcttcCCAAGGCatgctttttttttaaaaaaaaatgtttttattaTATAAGGGGTAGGGGAAGGAGAAATGAGGAGGGGATtataatgtggggattcgaaccctcaccaccaaggtgaaagttcaggtagccaatcaactgagctactagatccctaccttCCTAAGGCATGCGATTCACATTTCTTACAAATTTTTTCTTCTCCATTATTTGAATGAGAAGAATTTTGAAGGAATTAGATTATGCAGTGGTCACACGGTCTAGTCGTTATGTATGAAAGTTACAGAATGAGAACGAGAGTTGATTCACTATGTGTGAGTGGGAGATGAAGGAAATATTTAGAGTCACCCATGTGGATCGAACCttgaaaataaagtaaataaaattaaaagagaaaaataagaagaGACACAACTATTAGTAATACGTGTGTCATTTAAATAAGAAGTGTCTTGTTTAAATATGACTCCTCTTCTAATTTAACCTTAACTTTTCCTTCtataagagaaaaagaaaactCTTTTCTTCCTcctaagggtgtcaagtgggccgggccagccCGAACCCGGCCCGCCACCGGCCCGGCCCAAGCCCACTAATAGGTGTAAGGGCCTGGGCTAGGTAggttttattagggggctgggccggacaaggtggacagcccaccagcccggcccggcccacttcaaattttaaaaaaaaaagtattacatttattactaataataagtattttaaaaacattgtatcccaataaaatagttgtagctataattgtgggattcttaaaattttggaagcaaatatatgaaatatttattaattattcaaaccatagttagaatcttactttagttaattaaaacttaaccattaattttaactcatgtaatgtgtctcttattcaagtaagaacttgagaaaaatggagacaataaaaatgaagaggaatcgaattcgttaatatttaattgctactaaatgaaaaataatttacctctgaaattgctgatgcgtgaaataaatcaaataccccttttaagttactatcttgctgttggcttacacaagttcaaaaatatttcaataggttatacagtatactatataataatataaactattagttatatatataataatatattaatataatcttattagtttcaaatattttatatataataataattaaatattttttagcataTTGAAATGTCTCCACCGATGATGGAGAcgtgacaatctgcacatgacattaggacttaggatcagatgagataattaaattaagaactttggtttagtatcaaaactcatgtgcattgttcccatttagttcccatttagatgagtaggaaatttagagaaagaggagagtagggaattgtaagataatatggagaagaatgaatggtatttatagtttgaaaatagggccaaagtataatttaaggaacttgaaggttaaaataaagttgataacaactagattttaaagtattaaacttaataaattttagcattagattttttttttaaaataattaaaatccggctcggcccactaactaaaacccggctcggcccactaactaaaacccggcccggcccactaactaaaacttgGCCcgacccactaactaaaacctagcccggcccactaactaaaacttgGCCcgacccactaactaaaacctagcccggcccactaacgggcccggttagcccgacgtgtagcccctatccgaggtgggatgggccggacaccctttccctctccaagcccggcccccagcccggcccacttaacttacggcccggccccgacccggccccttgtggcccacatttaaatggcccggcccggcccacttgacacccctGCTTCCTCCCAAAAGGTGCTCTACGGAAGATTCAAAAATGAAAGGTAGCGATCTTCTACGAATATTGAAATGTCTTATGTAACTAAGGTACGATCATAGACTGTGGCTTTTTCGGTGTAGTTCGTGTTTCATAAACATGTGATTACACTACTCAACTAGTGAATTCAATGATCTTAGATGAACTATGTGTTCTTATGGATTATATGTTTTCCTTCCATCAATATGGAACACATTGAAGAATCTAGCAATATATCTATGATTACAAGACAAACTTCGTTGCAGATCATCATATAGTAAGCAAAATtaaaaattatacatataaactTGAATTTTTTCTAAATTCACTAATCTAATTTAGAAAACTAGGACAACCCGTGATCTTTATCAATTTTCTTAAACTTGAATTTATATATTGGTCAATAGAGAGATAGTAAGATTTTTTTCCACCTTTGACCTCATACTTTTTAGATTTCTTAATTACATAACGAATcaaggaaggaaaaaaaaagaagaagaaaaaatagtgaaaattgaACTTACATCTATTGACACCTAATATATAGAAAATTTTCACAAATACCACCAAAGTTACAAGAAAAGTACTTGCATTCCTGGACCTCATACTTAGCTTaaacttttaaataaaaaatctgaACCTCCTATAGTTAAATATAATAATTAATGAGCATGATTAAAGGTAAAAAGCATAGGCTAGCTATAGCATCAAATTTCAACTTTTATTTGGCACATGGTAACTAGTAGTGGACAACATAGATGACAATAACAGCTttgtaatttttaaataaaataaaataaagaaaagagaaaaagacaACGCATGAGAACCTAAAAAGAAACTACTGCTACTCCTAAAAGTGAAAAAAGCAGTGAGATTTTCAATTTCCAGGAAGTTCAGAAAAATTTGGATCCAATTATTACCAAAAAGGATATTTTTTTGGATAAGAGGCGCCGCTACGCGTATGTCGTTTTTTCCACATATATTAATATTTACGTCAACCTCATAAATAAATCATGAatatttttataataaaattaaaagaaaagttAAACTTGTCTTTGTATAATTTAGCAATTTATCCTCAGTCCAGTTTGATCTAATTTTAGTATTTTACTCTCCTTATCGGAGAAAGATTTCATTTTTGTCTTGATCGGTAACGGAGCTATAAACGGGGaataattttaaattataatcaaGAATTTagaattaataatttttttctgAAAAATTAGACATAtagaatcaactcatttttatgttgaagtcttGTTAGTGATAAAGGCAGATACAAGACGATTTGCTAACGGCAAGAATATGAATACACCAAAAGTTTATTAAAGGTTAAAATTGAGCAATTTCATGTCAGGAGTAAGTTTGAATATTTTTTGTATAAATTATTGTCAGTTAATTATAAGTTATAACTAATTCAACATTATTATTTCATCTTTATCACTAACCACAAATACTGATTTAATCTAGCAAAACACCGAGAAAGAATAAATTATTTCTACATAGTTTTTCCAGAGAAATTGCAAATCACACTCTCAAGCCAAATATCATTGTTGGAATTGCACCAGCTAGTCGATTTCACATATGTTATGTAAGTTATATCTAATTCTCAAAGTATTTAACTTGTAACAAATGCTATCAAACTTTATATTTGCGCTCTCTTCTACCTCCTCCTCCACTTTTTCTTCTTCGGTTAATGATGAAAAATCACTACCCATACTTCTTGTATAAAGTTTTTGACGTCTGACTTTAAATACAAATACAAGTATATTTTACTAATAATACCTTGATAGATTATTCAGAGATGCAAGATTCAATTCACGATATATATTTCTAATTTTTGTTTTCTTACCTCAGTCCTCCTTCCCCGATATGTCAATGACAGAAAGAGGAGAAATCACCCAGGTGTTATCTTTGTCAAGTGATGTTAATGTTGTGAAATCTTACTTCATGCTGCATAACGTATAAGTTATTGATTATTTCAAAGGATTAAAAAGGTTAAAGGGGTGTCCTTTCTTCACTGTCAAGGCATGCTATTACTTTCAATCGGGGAGATTTGAAATGTTGACGTTATGCTAATTTTAGATTTTGGAGTTTAACGCTTTAAGGCTAACTTCATATCTAAATATCTTTTCGATATACAAGTCCGAAGTCAAGTTTTTGCAAACCCAAATTCAGACTCATATTTTTGTATGTAAGTTTAGACCCAACTATTCAACTTCAAACTTATAAATCTAAAATTTATTCTAAAATGATTAAATATCCAATATTGTATAATTTTAAATATAGTTTAAACGAAAAATAGTAAAAAATGACTGTAACGTTAGTGATTTGTTTTATATTTTCCCTTTATTAACTTCTCGGGTCATAGATATCCTCAACACTATCTTTATCTTAAATATACCCTTGAATAATTAAAAAGATTTAAATATACTCCTCACATTAATGGTGAAAGTCACATAAGTGCATGCTTAGACCTTTTATCGATAGGTTAAcaaaagataaatataaaacAAATCACAAATATTAAAgatatttttgacctttttccgTATTTTAAATAAAAGGTCTAAACATGTATTCGATCTCCTCCAAGCAGGTATACGTGCACTTGTGCCCTAATAATTTTGGTCCTCAATAATTTAGTTCTGTGACCTACTTTGAGTCTTGTATGTATTTGATAGTTGGGATATCAT
Protein-coding sequences here:
- the LOC132620415 gene encoding uncharacterized protein LOC132620415 isoform X2, producing the protein MGSIDYGKCLFPLTSLQIGDLQSYLSHLYVFLAPESKRLYILVDNRPWLRDLVSKPAHLWQLMVTKSRLSPFANTRGRKQRKESGGILDIKSGQELSTSESESENVRRWFRFIDAATLSRKRELLPVKKLRNSLILNSKLHRTLYGFIVFEVAWNDVRGINYFNELQTDTSLAIETKFMKRWEFDSVAQAARCMSSWFSGTDTEHLLLKECLESTIGEVFYDSQDNFRETSDVADSDVSAANSSDEDESPCSSIRSFSTYPATENGETSLHTPTPLDGPHKRRKLLKSISMRLNVDILSEEPFSETIESQLHGDPSYRSTSEVVDEASQYKDVLLLFRFNDRDFPFKLRDIILSDLRLLRLLEAGLPSWVIFLQSYPVLCHIYRPWMCPLARFLYVIISVVTVLIGFYDLYKNVPVLKATASSLFGPLFDWIETWEMVSRIQYLGTMLFLHNFQKAFKWFLMTMRTIRSFFSVLTQPMAGPLVEFVEFFLPFSNMLAQILEDFLSVLWFTVGSSYTLVGKTIEILLLPLWYIISFAWNLVTYLFYPIFWILWETMYAPIRLVFGLSSLLGFLCASIYEVIMDSWLFVSSIVRVTSQVEATVSSSASGVSIWRTLWNDLFSQIFKALRSILYGFVAFFTACNRHRLSGWIQKKRTISENSERSIDEKDTSVPLTCTAKVNCVTDQEVSMGGM